A genomic segment from Nitrospira sp. encodes:
- a CDS encoding MBL-fold metallo-hydrolase superfamily, translating into MPLEDELSDIIKKARTGQQRSVADVARASGLPEVELTDLERGHAPRCREQVQAVAQALGLRVDPLVQVADGWTPQALPASVPHVETLLGSIGGYEVKGYIVHDRGEAIVIDTAYNPTAMLDFLAQRNLRLRAICLTHGHSDHAEGIESILKAVPVPVYLGPDDLALLNWRPSNEVLKVPQDGEILQVGGLAVRFMTTPGHTPGGICYRVEQAGRPICFVGDTLFAGSIGRSNPSGLYQTHLDSVRQRVLTLSHDTLLFPGHGPATTVREELLHNPFAT; encoded by the coding sequence ATGCCGCTTGAAGACGAACTGAGCGATATCATCAAGAAGGCCCGCACGGGGCAGCAACGGTCGGTTGCGGACGTGGCGCGCGCGAGCGGTTTGCCTGAAGTCGAACTGACCGATCTGGAGCGCGGCCATGCTCCGCGTTGTCGTGAACAGGTACAGGCCGTCGCCCAGGCGCTCGGCCTGCGGGTGGACCCGCTTGTGCAAGTTGCCGATGGGTGGACTCCTCAGGCGCTGCCCGCATCGGTCCCCCATGTCGAAACCCTGCTGGGGTCGATCGGCGGCTACGAGGTCAAGGGCTACATCGTGCATGATCGCGGCGAAGCCATCGTGATCGATACGGCCTATAACCCCACTGCGATGTTGGATTTTCTGGCGCAGCGGAATCTCCGACTGCGCGCGATCTGTCTCACCCACGGCCATTCCGACCATGCCGAAGGCATCGAGAGTATTTTGAAAGCCGTGCCTGTGCCTGTGTATCTCGGTCCGGACGATCTCGCTCTCCTCAATTGGCGCCCGTCAAACGAAGTACTGAAGGTGCCGCAGGATGGAGAAATATTGCAGGTCGGAGGGCTCGCGGTTCGGTTCATGACGACACCGGGCCATACGCCGGGCGGGATCTGCTACCGCGTGGAGCAGGCTGGCCGGCCGATCTGTTTCGTGGGCGACACCCTGTTCGCCGGGTCGATCGGCCGTTCGAATCCGTCCGGGCTGTACCAGACCCATCTGGACTCGGTCCGGCAGCGGGTGTTGACGCTCTCCCACGACACACTGCTCTTCCCGGGGCATGGGCCGGCCACAACGGTCCGAGAAGAATTGCTCCACAACCCGTTCGCAACGTAA
- a CDS encoding Peptidase M50: MIRDESDESRSPDELSPASAEESEEDEWVEGERSSVSGLLLPGLLFLSTVFTVLWAGAYQTNSNPLVGPWNFLVDDPQALWRGVPFAATLLGILVTHELGHYVLSRIHCVPASLPLFIPGLPHFVGTFGAIIRMRAPVTDRRALFDIGVAGPIAGFVVAVIALVIGLRLSTVVPVQTGYGLHLGEPLLLQFVSWLVIGPLPPTADVILHPIGFAAWFGLFITSLNLLPIGQLDGGHVAYALWGARQRNVAIALVPILMLFGWLGWKGWFLWVGLAGMMGLAHPPVRNPDRELGGIRVLVGWVALVIFAVTFSWEPFVLR; encoded by the coding sequence ATGATCCGTGACGAGTCGGATGAGAGCCGGTCTCCCGATGAGTTGAGCCCCGCCTCAGCCGAGGAGAGCGAGGAAGACGAATGGGTGGAAGGCGAGCGTTCGTCGGTCTCCGGCTTGCTCCTGCCTGGCCTCTTGTTTTTATCGACCGTCTTTACCGTGCTCTGGGCCGGCGCCTACCAAACCAACAGCAATCCACTGGTCGGACCCTGGAATTTTCTCGTCGATGATCCGCAGGCCTTATGGCGGGGAGTTCCGTTCGCCGCCACGCTCCTGGGCATCCTGGTGACCCATGAGCTCGGCCATTATGTGCTCTCGCGCATCCATTGTGTGCCGGCATCGCTTCCGCTGTTCATCCCGGGGCTGCCGCATTTCGTCGGGACGTTCGGTGCCATCATCCGAATGAGGGCCCCGGTGACCGACCGCCGGGCGCTGTTCGATATCGGAGTCGCCGGCCCGATCGCCGGCTTTGTGGTGGCGGTGATCGCGTTGGTGATCGGCCTTCGGCTCTCCACGGTGGTGCCGGTTCAAACCGGTTACGGCCTCCATCTCGGAGAGCCCCTGCTCCTCCAATTCGTGTCGTGGCTGGTGATCGGTCCGCTTCCGCCCACCGCGGATGTGATCCTCCATCCGATCGGGTTTGCCGCCTGGTTCGGACTCTTCATCACCTCGCTCAACCTGCTTCCGATCGGGCAACTCGACGGCGGCCACGTCGCCTACGCCCTATGGGGGGCCAGGCAACGCAATGTCGCGATCGCTCTCGTGCCGATCCTCATGCTGTTCGGTTGGCTGGGATGGAAGGGCTGGTTCCTGTGGGTGGGATTGGCCGGCATGATGGGGTTGGCCCATCCTCCCGTGCGAAACCCCGACCGTGAGCTGGGGGGTATCCGTGTGCTTGTCGGATGGGTCGCGCTGGTTATTTTTGCGGTGACGTTCTCATGGGAACCGTTCGTGCTGCGTTGA
- a CDS encoding M16 family peptidase: protein MISLARMRTVSSLILVWYLAATTPTQADSPSLADRVIEHKLANGMTVLMVERHQAPIVSINMTFGVGGVNEQVGQTGLAHLYEHMAFKGTRTIGTKDYEKEQAVLAELDKVGTELDRREREEAALAYTEGKRAAPSEAVQQLQRRFKDLQDKAGDYVVGNEMALLYQRHGGVGLNASTGKDITRYVISLPANRLPLWAALESDRMAHPVLREFYKERGVVMEERRLRTDDSPNGLLYETFTSTAFLAHQYGVPTIGWGSDILSLTPAETEAFFKTYYGPNNATVAIVGDIDPKAVIALIEQTFGKIPAAPPIPALVTEEPPQRGERRVEIEFDAEPAVAIGYHKPTIGDPDDFVFDVIDEVLTEGVTSRLYSKLVRDKRLAASVLSDTNYPGVRAPNLFVIAATPLAPHTTSEVETAIYEELERLKTEPISAKEFERVLNGLDADLVRSLRSNSGLASQLAFYQTVAGSWRYVVNARDRIAAVTPADVQRVATQYLIKSNRTVGVLVKKAPDKKIAAAGEVAR, encoded by the coding sequence ATGATCAGTCTTGCACGAATGCGAACGGTGAGCAGCTTGATCCTGGTCTGGTACTTGGCGGCGACCACGCCGACGCAGGCCGATTCTCCCAGCCTGGCAGATCGGGTCATCGAGCATAAACTGGCCAACGGCATGACGGTCTTGATGGTGGAGCGGCATCAAGCCCCGATCGTCAGCATCAACATGACGTTCGGCGTCGGCGGCGTCAACGAACAGGTCGGGCAGACCGGACTGGCCCACCTTTACGAACACATGGCCTTCAAAGGCACGAGGACCATTGGAACGAAGGATTACGAAAAGGAACAGGCGGTGCTCGCCGAGTTGGACAAGGTCGGCACCGAACTCGACCGGCGCGAGCGGGAAGAAGCGGCTCTCGCATACACGGAGGGAAAGCGGGCGGCTCCCTCCGAGGCAGTGCAACAGCTGCAGCGACGATTCAAGGATCTGCAGGACAAGGCGGGTGACTATGTCGTGGGGAATGAGATGGCGTTGCTCTATCAGCGCCACGGCGGCGTCGGACTCAACGCCTCGACCGGTAAGGACATCACCAGATACGTGATCAGCCTGCCGGCGAACCGGTTGCCGCTCTGGGCGGCGTTGGAGTCCGACCGGATGGCGCACCCCGTCCTGCGCGAATTTTACAAGGAGCGGGGTGTCGTGATGGAGGAGCGGCGGCTGCGGACCGACGACAGCCCGAACGGCCTACTGTACGAAACCTTCACCTCCACGGCGTTCCTGGCTCATCAGTACGGCGTGCCGACCATCGGCTGGGGCTCCGACATCCTCTCCCTCACGCCGGCTGAGACCGAGGCCTTCTTCAAGACCTACTACGGGCCGAACAACGCCACGGTGGCCATCGTCGGCGACATCGATCCGAAAGCAGTCATCGCCCTGATCGAGCAGACGTTCGGGAAGATTCCCGCCGCGCCTCCGATTCCGGCGTTGGTGACGGAAGAGCCGCCGCAGCGCGGCGAACGGCGTGTCGAAATCGAATTCGACGCCGAACCGGCGGTGGCGATCGGCTATCACAAGCCGACCATCGGCGACCCGGACGACTTCGTGTTCGACGTGATCGACGAAGTGTTGACCGAAGGTGTGACCTCGCGGCTCTACAGCAAGCTCGTGCGCGACAAACGATTGGCGGCCTCGGTGTTGTCCGATACGAACTATCCCGGCGTGCGCGCCCCGAACCTGTTCGTGATCGCCGCCACGCCGTTGGCGCCCCATACGACTTCGGAGGTGGAAACGGCGATCTACGAGGAACTCGAACGGTTGAAGACCGAACCGATTTCGGCCAAGGAGTTCGAGCGGGTCTTGAACGGATTGGATGCGGACCTGGTGCGGTCGTTGCGTTCCAACAGCGGGCTCGCCTCGCAGTTGGCGTTCTATCAGACGGTGGCCGGGAGTTGGCGGTATGTGGTGAATGCGCGGGACCGGATCGCGGCCGTCACACCGGCCGATGTGCAGCGGGTGGCGACGCAGTACCTGATCAAGTCGAATCGAACCGTCGGTGTGCTGGTCAAGAAGGCACCGGATAAAAAGATCGCGGCGGCCGGTGAGGTGGCGCGATGA
- a CDS encoding Phosphoglycolate phosphatase: MTKKADVDLLIFDLDGTLIESKWDIADSVNLTLRELGVPERSQEEIFGFVGDGVKKLLRLAVGESNRGLYDEALRVFRGHYLAHCLDRTKFYPGIEQVLEHFSAKPKAVATNKAIEYTNVILNGLGAQHFAYVVGGDNGFGLKPEPGMLEHVMERLGAEKDRTVLIGDSTNDINGGHNAGIRVCAVGYGMGNRQKMAACRPDWFIERPEELMELFL; encoded by the coding sequence ATGACGAAGAAAGCCGATGTCGATTTGCTCATTTTCGATCTCGACGGTACGCTGATCGAATCGAAATGGGACATTGCCGACAGCGTCAATTTGACGTTGCGCGAGCTGGGTGTGCCGGAACGGTCGCAGGAGGAAATTTTCGGATTCGTCGGCGACGGCGTCAAGAAACTCCTGCGGTTGGCGGTCGGGGAGAGCAACAGGGGTTTGTACGACGAAGCGTTACGGGTGTTCCGCGGCCACTACCTGGCCCATTGTCTCGATCGCACCAAATTTTATCCGGGGATCGAACAGGTGCTGGAACATTTTTCCGCCAAGCCGAAGGCCGTGGCCACCAACAAGGCCATCGAATACACGAATGTGATTTTGAACGGCCTCGGCGCTCAACATTTCGCCTACGTGGTCGGTGGCGACAACGGATTCGGGTTAAAACCGGAGCCGGGTATGTTGGAGCATGTGATGGAACGACTCGGGGCCGAAAAGGACCGTACGGTGTTGATCGGCGACAGTACCAACGACATCAACGGCGGTCACAATGCGGGCATCCGGGTCTGCGCGGTGGGGTACGGCATGGGAAACCGTCAGAAGATGGCGGCCTGTCGGCCCGATTGGTTCATTGAACGACCGGAAGAATTGATGGAGCTTTTTCTATGA
- a CDS encoding zinc protease, whose amino-acid sequence MRRVIREAYLVKRERDGGCGMRRWASVLAVVVVIALQAMVGLAADLALDNPRTMRFPTVEFNPPDAERLVLENGMVVYLLEDHELPLVTINATLRTGSWLDPADKVGLAGMTGAVMRTGGSARMSPEEIDEELEQLAATVSVGFAKESGSASLDVLKKDLKRGLQIFADLLRRPAFDRSRVELAKLQALEGIRRRQDSPGAIVGREFAKLLYGAEHPSARETSIRSIDSITREDLVAFHQQTVHPNGIILGVTGDFDKLAMMALLREVFGDWAKGTVPEVTIPAVPETDFKTGAVRFVNKDTSQTHLRVGHLTIKETDPDYVAVAIANDILGGSSFRSRLFNDVRTKRGLAYSVGSGLRASVYDEGVWLMRAETKLSSTQEVVNRFVANMERMRNEPVTDAELAEAKEAYVNSFVFSFTSASSIVSRLMDLEYDGLPKDWLQQIRDKVVKLTKEDIQRVAKAHFNPERLRILAVGSGEALSKVLASFGEVKEITLAPES is encoded by the coding sequence ATGAGGCGGGTGATTCGTGAAGCGTATCTCGTGAAACGTGAACGTGACGGAGGATGTGGAATGAGAAGATGGGCATCGGTGCTGGCGGTGGTCGTCGTGATCGCCTTGCAGGCCATGGTCGGACTGGCGGCGGACCTTGCACTGGATAATCCCCGTACCATGCGGTTTCCGACGGTGGAATTCAACCCGCCGGATGCGGAGCGGCTGGTGCTGGAAAACGGCATGGTCGTCTACCTGCTTGAGGATCATGAATTGCCGCTCGTGACGATCAATGCCACGCTTAGGACCGGCAGCTGGCTGGACCCGGCGGACAAGGTCGGCTTGGCCGGCATGACCGGAGCCGTGATGCGGACGGGCGGGTCGGCGCGGATGTCCCCCGAAGAGATCGATGAGGAACTCGAGCAGTTGGCCGCGACCGTGTCCGTCGGGTTCGCCAAGGAGTCCGGCTCCGCCTCACTCGACGTGCTGAAAAAGGACTTGAAACGGGGCTTGCAGATCTTTGCCGATCTGTTGCGCCGGCCGGCGTTTGATCGGAGCCGGGTCGAACTGGCGAAGTTGCAGGCGCTGGAAGGTATCAGACGCCGCCAAGACAGTCCCGGCGCCATCGTCGGGCGGGAGTTCGCCAAGCTTCTCTATGGCGCCGAACACCCCAGCGCTCGGGAGACATCGATCCGTTCGATCGATTCGATCACCCGAGAAGACCTCGTGGCCTTCCATCAACAGACGGTTCACCCGAACGGCATCATTCTCGGCGTGACCGGCGATTTCGACAAGCTTGCAATGATGGCCCTGCTGCGCGAAGTCTTCGGCGATTGGGCGAAGGGTACGGTGCCGGAGGTGACGATTCCGGCCGTGCCGGAGACCGACTTCAAGACCGGCGCCGTGCGGTTCGTGAACAAGGATACGTCGCAGACGCATCTGCGGGTGGGGCACCTGACCATCAAGGAAACCGACCCGGATTATGTCGCGGTGGCGATCGCCAACGACATCCTGGGCGGCAGTTCCTTCCGCAGCCGGCTCTTCAACGATGTGCGTACGAAGCGCGGGCTGGCCTACTCCGTCGGCAGCGGCCTGCGGGCCAGCGTCTATGATGAAGGGGTGTGGCTGATGCGGGCGGAGACCAAGTTGTCTTCCACCCAGGAGGTGGTGAATCGCTTCGTGGCGAACATGGAACGGATGAGGAATGAGCCGGTGACGGATGCCGAACTCGCGGAGGCGAAGGAAGCCTATGTGAACTCGTTCGTCTTTTCCTTCACCAGTGCGTCGAGCATCGTGAGCCGCTTGATGGACCTCGAATACGACGGCTTGCCGAAGGACTGGCTCCAACAGATCCGCGACAAGGTGGTGAAGTTGACCAAGGAGGACATTCAACGGGTGGCGAAGGCCCATTTCAATCCGGAGCGGCTGCGGATTCTCGCCGTCGGGTCTGGCGAGGCCCTGTCGAAGGTGCTGGCGAGTTTCGGGGAAGTGAAGGAGATTACGCTGGCGCCGGAGAGTTGA